CCGGCAGTGATGGCGCGATTTGACCAATTAAAGAGATCGGCAAGGGAGTTTGACCCAATATTGTTTGAAGAAAAAACAAACGTCCCATTTAAAGAAAAAGATGGAAAAAGATTGGCTTTAGTTGCACCGATTTTGGCCGATTGTGCTATCGCATCCAAACGTGCTTGATGAATGTCCGGTCGACGCGCTAATGTTTCTTTAGGAATTCCAACCGCTATCGTTGACGGTGCTTTAGGAATCCCTTTACTTTTCCTTAGTTGTCCATCAACTCCGTTAGGCACCGTCCCTAATAAAAGCGCCATTGCATTCCTTTGTTGCTCTAAACTATTTACCAATGGCGGCAGAGACGCTTCGGTCTGTGAAAGCTCTGTCTGCGCTTGCTCCACATCAATCAGGTTAGTTTGTCCTGCATTATACCGAGCTTTGGCTATTTTTAGACCTTCTCGCTGCACCACGATGTTGGCTTTTGTTACCTTGATTTGCGCTTCATAAGTACGGATTTGGATGTAGGTGCTGGCAACGTCGGCAGTAAGAGTGACTAGCGCATTATCATAAGCAGCTAGAGAAGATAAAAATGTCGCATCATTAGCCTGGATAGCTCGGCGATATTTACCCCAAAAATCTATTTCCCAATTCGCAGTAAAACCCAGCGAAGCGGTCTCAAAGGTTGAAGGTAAAATCGTTTGCAGCTCACCGCCACCAATTTCGTAGTAAGTGAAGTTACCGGTTGCAGCCTGTTGTTGCGGATACAACAGTCCAACTGACTGAGCCAATAGTGCCCGAGTTTGCAAAACCCTTACCCCAGCAATCTGTACTGACAGATTATTGTGATAACCTTGATTAATTAATGAAGTAAGTACTGGATCATGAAAAACTTGCCACCATTTTATCGTTTTAAATGGTGCTTCTTTTACTGAGGCATCCCTTATTGGCCAATGTGCAGCAACCGGTTTTTTCGGCTCTTTATAATTAGGGCCCACCATAAAACAGGCGCTAAGTAGCAAACAAGCAACAAAGGTAAAAATTTTTAACATAAGCGCCAAGATTTCCCTATCTAAACTATTTTCCATTATTGGAAATGATTAGCTATTATTACTACTCAGAACTTTATCACTACTATAAATTATTTAATAGATCATTGGTTTAAATATTGGATGAAACGAGGGCATTTTCTCATTGATGCTTTGCTCAATTTGCAGTAGGTTGCGCCTTGGCCCAACCTACCGTTAGATACTTATTAGAAAATCCTGGTTACGCACTGTCTTGAAGAGATTATTCGGCGGTAATGACTTGTAATTGCGTCACATTCTGTAAGCCACGCGGTAATCGATTGCCTCGACGCCCACGTTCCCCTTTATAATGCTCTAAATCAGCCCCTTTCAAAGTAAAATGGCGTTTACCGGCATGGACGGTGAGCGAATCATCTGCAGTGAGTACTTGCAAATCAATCACATATTCTTCGCGCGATGCCGCTTTAGCTGCAGGAATGCTAATTAATTTATTGCCCTTCCCGCGAGATAATTCAGGGACTTCTTTGGCAGAAAAAATGAGTAATCGACCCACACTTGTCGCGCAAGCAACAAATAATTCATCGTGTTTCGGTAGTATTCGCGGTGGTAAAATAAGACTGGCTTCAGGCAATCTGATGCACGCCTTTCCATTGCGATTTTTTACGTACAAATCGGCGATTTTTGCAATAAAACCATATCCCGCGTCACAAGCTAATAACACCAATTGTTCTGGTTCGCCGCCAACTACCGCTTCAAACAATGCACCTTCAGCCGGATTCAGCTTCCCTGTCAGGGGCTCGCCTTGTCCGCGAGCAGAAGGTAAGACATGGCCAGGTAAGGAGTAGACCTTACCTTCACTATCAAAAAAGAGTATTTGCTGATTTGAGCGCGCCATAGCTTGTGCTTTGAACTCATCCCCCGCTTTATAACTTAGCTCACTGCCTATGACATCATATCCTTTAGCTGCCCTTACCCACCCTTTTTTGGAAAGCACGACCGTAATAGGTTCATTGGGTAAAATATCCTCTTCTTTTAACGCTTGTGATTCCTGGCGGACAATAATGGGGGAGCGACGAGCATCACCAAACTCATCTCTATCTCTTATAATTTCTTCTTTAACCAAAGCTTTTAAACGTTGCTCTGATGCAAGGATGTTTTGCAGATTATCCCGTTCAGCACATAGTTCATCCAACTCACCACGTATCTTGATTTCTTCCAGCTTTGCCAAATGACGCAATTTCATTTCTAAAATCGCTTCAGCTTGACGGTCACTCAGATTAAAACGAGCCATTAAGCCTTGTTTCGGTTGTTCATGTTCACGGATAATTGCAATGACTTCATCAATGTTTAAATAGGCAATCAGTAACCCTTCAAGTACATGAATTCGATCCAGTACTTTGACCAAACGATATTCTAAACGCCGCTTCACTACCGTTAATCGATAAGACAACCACTCGGTAAGAATATCCAATAAATTTTTAACTTTGGGTCTGCCATCAAGTCCTATCATGTTGAAATTAACACGATAACTTCGCTCCAAATCGGTTGTGGCAAATAAATGAGACATTAAACCGTCTACATCAACTCGGTTTGAACGAGGAATAATGACTAACCGAGTTGGATGCTCATGATCGGACTCATCGCGCAAATCCTCTACCATAGGTAATTTTTTCTGTTGCATTTGCAACGCAATTTGTTCAACTACCTTGGCACCCGATACCTGATAAGGCAAGGCGGTGATCACTATATTTTGTTTTTCCTGACAGTAAACAGCCCGCATCTTAATTGAACCATTACCTGTTTCATACAGATTAGCAATTGCGTCAGGTGGTGTTATTATTTCAGCTTCTGTCGGAAAATCTGGCCCTTTAATGTGTTGTGTAATCGCCGCTAAATCGGCTTGAGGATTATCCAGCAAATGCACACACGCATTAGCTACTTCTGTTAAGTTATGGGGGAGGATATCCGAAGCCATGCCCACTGCAATCCCGGTGGCGCCATTTAATAATATGTTAGGTAAGCGTGCAGGCAATAGTGCTGGTTCTTGCAGCGTTCCATCAAAATTATCCACCCAATCAACGGTACCTTGTAATAACTCTGATAGGAGTACTTCTGCATAAGGAGATAATCGAGCCTCGGTATATCGCATGGCGGCAAAAGATTTGGGATCATCCGGAGAACCCCAGTTTCCTTGGCCATCAACAAAAGGATAACGGTAAGAAAAGGGTTGCGCCATGAGTACCATGGCTTCGTAACATGCACTGTCACCATGTGGATGGAACTTACCCAGTACATCCCCAACGGTACGTGCTGATTTCTTATACTTGGCAGTTGCCTTTAAACCAAGCTCCGACATAGCATAAATAATCCGTCGCTGAACTGGCTTTAGACCATCTGCAATATGGGGTAAGGCTCTATCTAAAATGACATACATTGAATAATCAAGATAGGCTTTTTCTGTAAACTCAGTTAATGCTTTTCGTTCTGTGACTTCATTCATTGTTTTTTTATTCATGAAAATAATAATTACTATTTAACCATCGCCATGCTTTATTGCAAAGCAATTTTAGCAAAGTTCGCTTATCGCATATATAGAAACTGCATATATATTGTGAATAACTTTGCTCCATCTACAATGTTTGTAACAGGATTGATTTTAACTTATTGAAATTAAAATCTTTTTATAAAATTTTTATTTTTTAAAGCAATTCCCGCCTGTGGATAACTTTGTGCATGATGATGGAATAAAATGCTAAGCTCCTGTAAGTAAACTAAAAATTTATGGGTCCAGTTCCTCTTGCCCTGAATAAGATGAATAATGATATATAATTGAATAAAGGGAAACCTAATTAATGGCTTTTATGAATGACGGCAAAAATAGAAATAAAGACTCGTTACTTATTAATTCGGACTATCAATCCAGCAAATTTTTGATGTATTTTATTTTTATACCTGCACTCACTCTTGTTTTAATTATTAGCATTTTCTCATATCGCCAAGTCAATAAATTGGTCGAGGCGAATAGTTTGGTCACTCATACTTATCAAGTCATTCAATCCACTGATCAAATATTATTTTTCATTGTCAATCTTAATTCGTTACAAAGAGGTTATCTTATCTCCGGTGATGACCGATTCCTAACCAAAATCGATAAAATAAAATCCGACTTTAAACCTAATTTTGATAATTTATTTGATTTAACCAAAGACAACCCATCCCAAACCGAGCGAATAACACGTTTTGTTGATTTAACGAACCAAAGGATTAGGCAATTAAATCAAGGCATTGAATTAAAAATGAAAAACAAAATCAATACACAAGAAGGGATGGATTTCTTTCGTCAAGAGGTCGACCTTTCAAATCAAATTAAAGACTTAGGCCACGAAATAAAATCTGTTGAATTAGTACTATTAAATGAAAGAAATGAAATCGTACTTGATAACGCGAAACTAGCAAACTTTATTATTATATGTGGTAGCATCATTAGCATATGTGGCTTCATCTTAGCCTTCATCCTAACCAATAAGGAGTTAACCCGCAGTTTAAAAGCGGAACGGGACAGAGAAAATGTTGGGACTCAATTAAGAGGTATTTTGGAAAGCGCCTCCGATATGATCGCTGCTGTTGATAACAACCATTGCTATCTTATCTTTAATGAAGCATACCAGCGTGAATTTAAGCGTTTATTTGGTAAACCTATAGCCATCGGCATGCATGTTGATGATGTCTTTGCTGATGTTACAAGTGCAAAAAGTAAACTGGTGGAGGTATGGAAAGAATCGTTGAAAGGTGGAGAATTTGTCAGAAATATTGAATTTGAAGTACAAAAGCAGCATAACGTCTATGAAATTACCTCCAGCTTAATTAAAAATGAAAATAACGAAGTTGGTGGAGCAGTGTATATTATTCGTAATATTACGAAACAAATTGAAGAACAAATAGAACTTAAAAGGTCTTATGAACAACTCCATGTGGGAATGCAAGCACTTCAAGATAAAAACGATCAAATCACTCTTCTTGTTGAATTAAGTGACATTATGCTTGCATGCAGCTCTCAAGATGAATTGAGTCATGTAATGACAAAATACTGCCAACGGATGTTGAGTTTTGCAAGTGGATATTTATATATCATGCATCCCTCAAGAAACTTTCTGGAAATGGCAACTTCCTGGGGTTCACCCAACATTCAAGATAAAAATTTTTCTCCTGATGCATGTTGGGCAATCCGCTTGGGAAGAATTCATCACGTACGGCCATCCCATAACGAATTAATTTGCAATCATGTGCACGTTACCAAAGAATTCAACTTAACCTCTCTATGCGTTCCGCTCATGGCTCAGAATGATATTTATGGTTTATTGTATTTAGAAATCACTCAAGAAAATCCAGTTGCATTTTCTGAAAATCAGCGCCTTATAATCAACGCGTTCTCCGAATTAACTGCCCTCGCATTTGCTAATGTACGCTTAAGAGAAAATCTCCGCTATCAATCGATGCGTGATCCTTTAACTGGTTTATATAATCGTCGCTATCTAGAGGATTTTCTTTTGAAACAAATTCATCAATCAGAGCGAACTCGAACCCCACTATCAATCTTGATGCTGGATTTAGATCACTTCAAAAAAGTAAATGACACTTATGGACATGATGCGGGCGATGCCGTCTTAAAAGAATTAGGAAAGGTGTTGCAAGATGATATCCGTGTCGGAGACATAGCCGCCCGTTATGGTGGCGAAGAGTTTATTATTGTTTTTTATGGCATCGGTGCTGAAATGATCAAAAAACGTGCTGAAAACATCAGACACAATGTTTCCCGACTGCAAATAAAATATGGCGCGCAGCATGTGGGTCCTATAACTATTTCGATTGGTGCTGCCGTATATCCCATGCATGGACGCAATGCTGAAGCATTAATCGAGTCAGCAGACAAGGCATTATATTTTGCCAAAGCCAATGGACGAAACCAGGTCGTTTTATTTTCAGATATTGAAAAGCCAGATAATAATGGCAAAACAGATCAATAGAACAAATCTTCTAGTAATTAATATGACGTGATCCCCACTATATTGTGAGGACAGAGGATTGGTTTGTAACGAAATGAAGGACGACGACTTTGTGTCGCCATCCTTTATACATACACTATGGATTAGGTTGTGCAGTACTTATGCCTTGTGCCGAGGTAACCACTACACTACTACACCAAGGCTGATCTTCTGCAGCACAACTGATATCTGCTGCTGTTGATGTTAATGGCGCAGGAGCTTTCAGCGTGAAATGGTAAAGTCTTTTAAGTGAATCCTCTAGAGTGATGACACAAGGAAAAGACGTGCTTGGAAGTTGGAATTTAAATGAGCTCCCTCTGCCAAGGCTAGATGACGCCGTTTGTGAACATACACCATAATGGGTAAAGACAGGGAAAGGACTGCCTACTGCGGGAGTGCCTGGACTAACGGTTATCACCTGCTGCGGATTGTATTGTTGGGAATTGGGTAACCCTGTCGCGCCACCAACGGTGATCACAAGTCCATTGCCTAAAGTACTGATAAAACCTACCGCGTCATCTACGGAATACGCATAAACGTTCATTTGCAGCGCTTGATGTATTAGCGAAGTATAGGAATTAAAATCCTGTGCATAGCTTGAATGGTTTTTGTAGTTATACTGCAGTGCTGTATAGGCATCGAATCCAGCGCCACTGCTC
This sequence is a window from Legionella cherrii. Protein-coding genes within it:
- a CDS encoding efflux transporter outer membrane subunit; its protein translation is MLKIFTFVACLLLSACFMVGPNYKEPKKPVAAHWPIRDASVKEAPFKTIKWWQVFHDPVLTSLINQGYHNNLSVQIAGVRVLQTRALLAQSVGLLYPQQQAATGNFTYYEIGGGELQTILPSTFETASLGFTANWEIDFWGKYRRAIQANDATFLSSLAAYDNALVTLTADVASTYIQIRTYEAQIKVTKANIVVQREGLKIAKARYNAGQTNLIDVEQAQTELSQTEASLPPLVNSLEQQRNAMALLLGTVPNGVDGQLRKSKGIPKAPSTIAVGIPKETLARRPDIHQARLDAIAQSAKIGATKANLFPSFSLNGTFVFSSNNIGSNSLADLFNWSNRAITAGPTLTWPILNYGQITNAVRAQDAVFQQSVLNYVNLVLKAQQEVQNNITAYIEAKKAERSLKQANAAAIKTLKLAIIRYINGETDFTPVLNAEQQQLSVQTSLVNAQANIPQALVALYRALGGGWEIRGTHDVVPQQIKAEMAARTNWGTLLKQQNHEAPRTKKERIKELYLPKW
- the parC gene encoding DNA topoisomerase IV subunit A; translation: MNKKTMNEVTERKALTEFTEKAYLDYSMYVILDRALPHIADGLKPVQRRIIYAMSELGLKATAKYKKSARTVGDVLGKFHPHGDSACYEAMVLMAQPFSYRYPFVDGQGNWGSPDDPKSFAAMRYTEARLSPYAEVLLSELLQGTVDWVDNFDGTLQEPALLPARLPNILLNGATGIAVGMASDILPHNLTEVANACVHLLDNPQADLAAITQHIKGPDFPTEAEIITPPDAIANLYETGNGSIKMRAVYCQEKQNIVITALPYQVSGAKVVEQIALQMQQKKLPMVEDLRDESDHEHPTRLVIIPRSNRVDVDGLMSHLFATTDLERSYRVNFNMIGLDGRPKVKNLLDILTEWLSYRLTVVKRRLEYRLVKVLDRIHVLEGLLIAYLNIDEVIAIIREHEQPKQGLMARFNLSDRQAEAILEMKLRHLAKLEEIKIRGELDELCAERDNLQNILASEQRLKALVKEEIIRDRDEFGDARRSPIIVRQESQALKEEDILPNEPITVVLSKKGWVRAAKGYDVIGSELSYKAGDEFKAQAMARSNQQILFFDSEGKVYSLPGHVLPSARGQGEPLTGKLNPAEGALFEAVVGGEPEQLVLLACDAGYGFIAKIADLYVKNRNGKACIRLPEASLILPPRILPKHDELFVACATSVGRLLIFSAKEVPELSRGKGNKLISIPAAKAASREEYVIDLQVLTADDSLTVHAGKRHFTLKGADLEHYKGERGRRGNRLPRGLQNVTQLQVITAE
- a CDS encoding diguanylate cyclase, whose protein sequence is MAFMNDGKNRNKDSLLINSDYQSSKFLMYFIFIPALTLVLIISIFSYRQVNKLVEANSLVTHTYQVIQSTDQILFFIVNLNSLQRGYLISGDDRFLTKIDKIKSDFKPNFDNLFDLTKDNPSQTERITRFVDLTNQRIRQLNQGIELKMKNKINTQEGMDFFRQEVDLSNQIKDLGHEIKSVELVLLNERNEIVLDNAKLANFIIICGSIISICGFILAFILTNKELTRSLKAERDRENVGTQLRGILESASDMIAAVDNNHCYLIFNEAYQREFKRLFGKPIAIGMHVDDVFADVTSAKSKLVEVWKESLKGGEFVRNIEFEVQKQHNVYEITSSLIKNENNEVGGAVYIIRNITKQIEEQIELKRSYEQLHVGMQALQDKNDQITLLVELSDIMLACSSQDELSHVMTKYCQRMLSFASGYLYIMHPSRNFLEMATSWGSPNIQDKNFSPDACWAIRLGRIHHVRPSHNELICNHVHVTKEFNLTSLCVPLMAQNDIYGLLYLEITQENPVAFSENQRLIINAFSELTALAFANVRLRENLRYQSMRDPLTGLYNRRYLEDFLLKQIHQSERTRTPLSILMLDLDHFKKVNDTYGHDAGDAVLKELGKVLQDDIRVGDIAARYGGEEFIIVFYGIGAEMIKKRAENIRHNVSRLQIKYGAQHVGPITISIGAAVYPMHGRNAEALIESADKALYFAKANGRNQVVLFSDIEKPDNNGKTDQ